A part of Corynebacterium mustelae genomic DNA contains:
- a CDS encoding PRD domain-containing protein, which yields MEVIRVLNNNAVLCTDGCGQTILLGRGLGFGKRLGDVIDPSEAEQVFVPNAALSITNLTQLSADIPLEMIQLAAEIAHLVGRRDSQALVLALADHISFAVERATQNIAMEYPLRWEISQLFPAEFALGQKALKLINDRTGCTLPGDEAALLAMHFVNAQFNRLGVAHTLPHTLTDVLRIVESGIGFPLDRDSIDVARFITHLRYLFVRLEQGKLAGGPMARLSAVIAQEAPASYAVAQQVAAELKPQHGELSANEIGYLALHIERLTRVTNEKVLG from the coding sequence ATGGAAGTTATCCGCGTTCTCAATAACAATGCTGTTTTATGTACCGACGGTTGCGGACAGACGATACTCCTCGGACGCGGGTTGGGGTTTGGTAAGCGCCTGGGTGATGTGATTGATCCAAGTGAAGCAGAACAAGTTTTTGTTCCTAACGCTGCCCTAAGCATTACTAACCTCACCCAACTTTCTGCGGATATTCCGTTGGAAATGATTCAACTAGCGGCAGAAATTGCCCATTTGGTGGGGCGAAGAGACAGCCAAGCGTTGGTCCTCGCATTAGCCGACCACATAAGCTTTGCGGTCGAACGTGCAACACAAAATATCGCTATGGAATATCCGTTACGCTGGGAAATCTCCCAACTATTCCCCGCAGAATTTGCGCTGGGGCAAAAGGCGTTAAAACTAATTAATGACCGGACTGGTTGCACATTGCCTGGCGACGAGGCGGCTTTGCTTGCGATGCATTTTGTGAATGCTCAATTCAATCGCCTTGGCGTGGCTCACACCCTGCCACATACGCTGACTGATGTCCTTCGTATCGTCGAATCAGGAATCGGTTTTCCGCTTGATCGAGATTCTATAGACGTTGCACGCTTTATCACCCACTTGCGATACCTCTTCGTTCGTCTTGAGCAAGGAAAGCTAGCTGGAGGGCCAATGGCTAGGTTGAGCGCGGTCATAGCACAGGAGGCTCCAGCTTCCTATGCTGTCGCACAGCAAGTGGCTGCCGAGTTGAAGCCACAACATGGTGAGCTTAGTGCAAACGAGATTGGTTATCTTGCGCTGCATATTGAACGGTTAACGCGTGTTACCAACGAAAAAGTGCTAGGTTAA
- a CDS encoding Dyp-type peroxidase yields the protein MTHQTGITALGTTDHLYLELDVASGTNPKDAVGQLAAAINLPTTVGANVVVGVRPELWADVAANEFVPHDVHGFNEPIQGIDSYEMPATQHDAWIWVASFSRSQSFDVAKHIMAQLSGCFTVADETVGWAYEINRDLTGFEDGTENPGALEAPGIVGVPAGQPGAGSSVVLFQKWGHRVKEWDDLSVDKQQAVIGRTKHDSVELPEESMPESSHVSRSVVEVDGEEQDVFRRNTSYGELTNHGTTFVGFSFQQWRLEQMLRQMAGADGGPRDALTYFTDALTGAWYVCPSVAGLLAVAQPFVEEED from the coding sequence ATGACTCACCAAACTGGAATTACCGCTCTTGGTACCACGGATCACTTGTACCTAGAGCTTGATGTGGCTAGCGGAACCAACCCGAAAGACGCAGTAGGGCAGCTAGCCGCCGCAATCAATCTCCCCACCACTGTCGGCGCAAATGTCGTGGTAGGGGTGCGTCCTGAGCTATGGGCGGATGTTGCTGCTAATGAATTTGTTCCTCATGATGTTCATGGATTCAACGAACCAATCCAAGGGATAGACTCTTATGAAATGCCTGCTACTCAGCATGATGCGTGGATATGGGTGGCCTCGTTTTCCAGATCGCAGTCCTTTGATGTTGCAAAGCACATCATGGCGCAGCTGTCTGGCTGTTTTACCGTAGCCGATGAAACAGTCGGTTGGGCCTATGAAATCAACCGCGATCTCACTGGCTTCGAGGATGGAACCGAAAATCCTGGTGCGCTTGAAGCCCCCGGTATTGTTGGGGTTCCAGCTGGACAGCCAGGTGCGGGATCTTCCGTAGTGCTATTCCAAAAATGGGGACACCGCGTCAAAGAATGGGATGATTTGTCAGTCGATAAGCAGCAGGCGGTTATTGGCCGAACCAAACACGATAGCGTTGAGTTGCCTGAAGAATCCATGCCGGAATCTTCCCACGTATCACGATCAGTTGTGGAAGTAGACGGTGAGGAACAAGACGTGTTCCGTCGAAATACCTCGTATGGTGAGCTGACCAATCACGGCACGACTTTCGTCGGATTCTCTTTTCAACAATGGCGGCTGGAGCAAATGCTACGTCAAATGGCTGGTGCAGATGGCGGCCCTCGCGATGCATTGACATACTTTACCGATGCACTAACTGGGGCGTGGTATGTCTGTCCGTCAGTTGCTGGTTTGCTAGCTGTCGCGCAACCGTTCGTGGAAGAAGAAGACTAA
- a CDS encoding dihydrofolate reductase has translation MLSAIWAQNETGIIGDGTAMPWHVPEDLKHFKEKTLGSDVIMGRKTWESLPKTPLPGRKNIIISRRPAGQWSAGAEVTDTIPTSGWIIGGGQLYAATIADVAVIERTLIDAPLTAADLAGAAVYAPDIPTDFTCCARSEWLLSTSGLYYRFETWVRG, from the coding sequence ATGCTATCTGCAATCTGGGCGCAAAACGAAACGGGGATCATCGGGGACGGCACAGCCATGCCCTGGCATGTTCCGGAGGATCTCAAACATTTCAAAGAAAAAACCCTTGGTTCCGATGTCATCATGGGGCGCAAAACTTGGGAATCGCTTCCTAAGACTCCCCTGCCTGGACGTAAAAATATCATTATCTCCCGCAGACCTGCCGGGCAGTGGTCAGCTGGCGCCGAAGTAACCGATACAATCCCAACGAGTGGTTGGATAATTGGTGGTGGTCAGTTGTATGCTGCGACAATTGCCGATGTTGCAGTCATCGAACGCACGCTTATCGACGCCCCCCTCACCGCAGCCGACTTAGCAGGCGCTGCGGTTTACGCCCCAGATATTCCCACCGACTTCACCTGCTGCGCTCGCAGTGAGTGGTTGCTGTCGACCAGCGGGCTGTATTACAGGTTTGAAACCTGGGTCCGAGGTTAA
- a CDS encoding thymidylate synthase: MTVAIPTPYEDLLRKILAEGTRKGDRTGTGTTSLFAQQMRFDLATSFPLITTKKVHTHSVVGELLWFLQGSSNVGWLQDNGIRIWNEWADESGELGPVYGVQWRSWPTPDGHHIDQISAALNLLKSDPDSRRNIVSAWNVSELTNMALPPCHLLFQLYVADGKLSCQLYQRSADMFLGVPFNIASYSLLTHMFAQQAGLEVGEFIWTGGDCHIYDNHRDQVALQLSRQPRPYPQLELEKAPDLFSYTFDSVNFVGYDPHPTIRAQVAV, encoded by the coding sequence ATGACTGTTGCCATTCCCACCCCATATGAAGATCTCTTGCGGAAAATCTTAGCGGAAGGCACCCGCAAGGGTGACCGTACGGGAACTGGCACCACAAGTCTTTTTGCTCAACAGATGCGATTTGATTTGGCAACAAGTTTTCCATTAATAACCACGAAAAAAGTCCACACCCACTCCGTCGTGGGCGAGCTGTTGTGGTTCTTACAGGGGTCGTCCAATGTTGGTTGGTTGCAGGATAATGGCATCCGTATTTGGAATGAGTGGGCTGATGAATCTGGCGAGCTGGGTCCTGTGTACGGCGTGCAATGGCGAAGCTGGCCAACTCCTGATGGCCACCACATCGATCAAATCTCTGCTGCTTTGAATTTATTGAAATCTGACCCAGATTCGCGCCGCAATATCGTCTCCGCGTGGAATGTGTCGGAGTTGACCAACATGGCGCTTCCGCCATGTCACTTGTTATTCCAGTTATATGTTGCAGACGGTAAGTTGTCCTGCCAACTGTATCAACGCAGCGCCGACATGTTTTTAGGTGTGCCGTTTAACATCGCATCGTATTCTCTACTGACCCATATGTTTGCGCAGCAAGCAGGATTGGAAGTCGGAGAGTTCATTTGGACCGGTGGCGATTGCCATATTTACGATAACCACCGTGACCAGGTCGCATTGCAATTAAGCCGTCAGCCGCGCCCTTATCCACAACTTGAGTTGGAAAAAGCACCGGATCTATTCTCCTACACCTTCGATAGCGTAAATTTCGTTGGCTACGATCCGCACCCGACCATTCGGGCGCAGGTGGCGGTCTAG
- a CDS encoding 3'(2'),5'-bisphosphate nucleotidase CysQ — protein sequence MTAHFTDATLTYRLAKGTGDILKGIRTVGVLRDRALGDAGDDLAQNWIARVLDQHRPDDGFLSEEAADNPERLGKDRVWIIDPLDGTKEFATGRQDWAVHIALVENGVPTHAAVGLPDLGVVFHSGEARAVTGPFSKRIAVSHNRAPAVAHYVAEKLGFSADPLGSAGAKAMHVLLGDYDAYIHAGGQYEWDSAAPVGVCKAAGLHCSRLDGTELTYNNKDTYLPDILICRPELADEILDLAATFREENGSY from the coding sequence ATGACAGCTCATTTCACCGATGCCACTTTGACCTACCGTCTTGCCAAGGGAACAGGCGATATCCTCAAGGGGATTCGCACCGTCGGTGTGTTACGCGACCGGGCACTTGGCGACGCTGGCGACGATCTCGCCCAAAACTGGATTGCCCGAGTACTCGACCAACACCGCCCTGATGATGGCTTCTTATCGGAGGAGGCCGCCGATAACCCCGAACGCCTTGGTAAGGATCGCGTCTGGATCATTGACCCGCTTGATGGAACCAAGGAATTTGCTACAGGTAGGCAAGATTGGGCTGTGCATATTGCGCTGGTTGAAAACGGGGTTCCTACTCATGCCGCTGTGGGGCTTCCTGATCTAGGGGTAGTTTTCCACTCTGGTGAAGCTCGTGCAGTTACTGGCCCATTCTCCAAACGGATTGCGGTATCTCATAATCGCGCCCCGGCAGTCGCCCACTATGTGGCAGAAAAATTGGGGTTCAGCGCTGATCCGCTGGGGTCAGCTGGCGCTAAAGCAATGCATGTGCTGCTTGGCGATTACGATGCATATATCCACGCTGGTGGCCAATACGAATGGGATTCTGCCGCCCCGGTCGGGGTATGTAAGGCTGCGGGCTTGCATTGTTCCCGCCTGGATGGCACCGAATTAACCTACAACAACAAGGACACGTACCTGCCAGATATTCTGATCTGTCGGCCAGAATTAGCAGACGAAATTCTCGATTTGGCAGCGACTTTCCGGGAAGAAAACGGCTCCTATTAG
- a CDS encoding Lhr family helicase has protein sequence MSEFVPPSNQATALARFKPEVSTWFQDVFAAPTSVQTAAWNAISAGEHALVVAPTGSGKTLAAFLWAINSLVTGDGQMALPVSNTTASAAKRKPSGVKVLYISPLKALGVDVENNLRAPLVGINHTAARLGVAPSEITVGVRSGDTTSAQRAAQLRNPPDILITTPESAYLMLTSKAAGILTDVHTVIIDEIHALAGTKRGVHLALSLERLDLIVEKPVQRIGLSATVRPLEVVAQFLGGDRPVEIINPPAEKRWDLEVNVPVADMSDLPGPELGATTSEVIFDDSLGLATPLQKEEQPEKPYVQYQSETAAIAHLPSLATDGDTSRGSIWPYIEASLFDEIMAHRSTLVFVNSRRSAERLTARLNEIYTLSIDPESLTTPQQLTSPAQVMAQADTLKDPSHIIARAHHGSVSKTERAKTEAMLKEGSLKAVVATSSLELGIDMGAVDLVVQVEAPPSVAAGLQRVGRAGHDVGAISTGIFYPKHRADLVDTAVVVRQMRAGAIEKLSVPRNALDVLLQQTIAAVSVADLDVEHWYATVTRAYPYRTLSREVFDSVIDLASGVYPSTDFADLKPRITFDRLTGTLSARPGAQRVAVTSGGTIPDRGLFGVYLVGGEAGARRVGELDEEMVYESRVGDVFTLGASSWRIEEITRDQVLVSPAPGHAGRLPFWSGDQVGRPAELGEAIGEFRRAVAQSPAEAVAMVDRLNDHAQDNLVRFIVEQQEATGVVPDEKTLVLERFRDEVGDWRIVLHSPFGRGVNAAWALAVGAKISEETGVDGQPVSADDGIVLRLPESEHIPGAELFDIDPAEISDIVASQVGNSALFASRFRECAARALLLPRKNPGKRAPLWQQRQRASQLLDVAKKYPKFPIILETVRECIQDVYDVPALTAVLKGLRASRITITAVTTDQPSPFASAIMFNYTGAFMYQGDSPLAEKRAAALALDPSLLAQLLGSEGLRDLLDPEIIADVDAQLRRVSPDRRARDNEELIDVLRVVGPIRVDKLDEHVRYDVDLIKLLATSRVMRVRIAGTEHIAQSVDAALLRDGLGIPVPAGVFAQVETISDAVSQLVSRWLRSRGPVTLHDVCAAFGLPAGVAHSTLTALCSAGVAQQGQYRHGITETEYVATDVLKLIRSKSLAAARAQAQPVSHATYARFLAEWQHVAPVGQTPKLGGADGVYQVIEQLAGTALPASAWEEVILPARVRNYNPADLDELTHNGEVIIVGCGIAGAADPWVKLLPTEFAAELVDIPEPNDNGRVLSGIQQQILSHIGAGGAHLYSAIQAMVAADGYSETQLKEAMWGLFETGAISPDSFAPLRARLASGANTAHRAKRKPNRSRGRSFRRMGAGFRQVQAAAAHSCPPDMVGRWSATTSAETDATRRSLVQAECWLERYGVVTRGAVTAEEVAGGFALAYKVLSRFEEAGRAMRGHFIEDLGAAQFSTPAVIDRLRALSDSPDVSGWPSGATEPDSYVLAACDPANPYGAAVPWPITGPNRAAGALVILTDGVAIAHLTRGGKNLTIFPPPTGVTDTIPVIVSALKAQVSTRVTIEKINGEPSLNAVFADAFRSAGANITPRGITINPVVRGIEKTRGRSLSEALAELPEETESRSSHSSQWMNPYRK, from the coding sequence ATGTCCGAGTTTGTGCCGCCATCCAACCAAGCCACTGCGTTAGCACGATTCAAGCCTGAGGTGTCGACATGGTTTCAGGATGTTTTCGCCGCCCCAACCAGCGTGCAAACAGCGGCGTGGAATGCGATTTCAGCAGGTGAACACGCACTTGTCGTTGCGCCGACCGGTTCCGGTAAGACACTGGCGGCGTTTTTATGGGCGATAAATAGTTTGGTCACAGGAGACGGTCAAATGGCGCTTCCTGTGTCCAATACCACTGCCAGCGCAGCGAAACGGAAACCTTCAGGGGTTAAGGTTCTCTACATTTCCCCACTTAAAGCGCTTGGGGTGGATGTGGAGAATAATCTGCGCGCCCCGTTAGTTGGGATAAATCACACAGCTGCCCGTTTGGGGGTAGCGCCATCAGAAATAACGGTGGGAGTGCGCAGCGGCGACACGACCTCTGCCCAGCGTGCCGCTCAATTGCGCAACCCGCCGGATATTCTCATCACCACCCCGGAATCGGCCTATTTGATGCTCACGTCCAAAGCAGCCGGGATTTTGACCGATGTTCACACCGTCATTATTGACGAAATCCATGCACTGGCTGGAACTAAGCGTGGGGTTCATCTGGCGTTAAGCCTGGAGCGGCTTGATCTCATCGTCGAAAAGCCGGTGCAACGCATCGGGTTATCGGCGACAGTGCGGCCGTTGGAAGTAGTGGCACAATTTCTTGGTGGTGATCGCCCAGTAGAGATCATCAACCCACCGGCGGAAAAACGCTGGGACTTAGAGGTTAACGTACCGGTTGCCGATATGTCCGACTTACCTGGTCCCGAACTGGGAGCTACCACCAGCGAAGTAATCTTCGACGATTCCCTGGGGCTAGCCACACCGCTGCAAAAAGAAGAACAACCTGAGAAACCTTATGTCCAGTATCAATCAGAAACTGCGGCGATTGCCCACCTACCGAGCCTGGCGACCGATGGCGATACCAGCCGCGGCAGCATTTGGCCATATATTGAGGCCAGCCTGTTCGATGAGATAATGGCACACCGCTCCACTCTCGTATTCGTCAATTCCCGACGCAGCGCCGAGCGGCTAACCGCCCGTTTGAACGAAATTTACACCCTAAGCATCGACCCGGAATCGCTAACCACCCCGCAGCAATTAACCAGCCCCGCCCAAGTTATGGCGCAGGCCGACACCCTAAAAGACCCCAGTCACATCATTGCCCGAGCTCACCATGGTTCAGTAAGCAAAACCGAGAGAGCAAAAACCGAAGCCATGCTCAAAGAAGGCAGCCTCAAAGCCGTGGTAGCCACGTCCTCATTGGAATTAGGCATCGACATGGGGGCCGTCGATCTGGTGGTACAAGTAGAAGCGCCACCGTCGGTAGCTGCCGGGCTACAACGTGTAGGACGCGCTGGACACGATGTGGGCGCCATATCAACCGGAATTTTCTACCCTAAACATCGGGCAGATCTGGTTGACACAGCCGTCGTCGTTCGGCAAATGCGTGCTGGGGCTATCGAGAAGTTGTCCGTTCCCCGTAATGCATTGGACGTATTGCTCCAACAAACAATCGCGGCAGTATCAGTCGCCGATCTTGATGTCGAACACTGGTACGCCACTGTCACCCGCGCCTACCCATACCGCACGCTATCGCGGGAGGTCTTCGATAGCGTCATCGACTTAGCGTCAGGTGTGTATCCCTCCACCGATTTTGCTGATCTCAAACCCCGAATCACTTTCGACCGGCTCACCGGCACCCTATCTGCCCGACCCGGCGCGCAACGTGTGGCGGTAACCTCGGGTGGTACGATTCCGGATCGGGGCTTGTTTGGGGTGTATTTGGTTGGCGGTGAAGCTGGGGCGCGCCGGGTGGGGGAACTGGATGAGGAAATGGTTTATGAATCCCGCGTCGGTGATGTTTTCACCTTGGGTGCTAGTAGTTGGCGGATTGAGGAGATAACTAGAGATCAGGTTTTGGTTAGTCCTGCTCCGGGGCACGCGGGCAGGTTGCCGTTTTGGTCGGGGGATCAGGTCGGACGTCCAGCAGAATTAGGCGAGGCTATCGGGGAGTTTCGACGAGCGGTTGCTCAGAGTCCGGCTGAAGCGGTGGCGATGGTTGATCGGCTCAATGATCATGCTCAGGACAATCTGGTTCGGTTTATTGTTGAGCAACAAGAAGCGACTGGGGTAGTGCCGGATGAAAAAACTTTGGTGTTGGAGCGGTTTAGAGATGAGGTGGGGGACTGGCGAATTGTGTTGCACAGTCCGTTCGGCCGGGGTGTGAATGCTGCGTGGGCGTTGGCGGTGGGTGCAAAGATTTCTGAGGAGACTGGTGTGGACGGGCAACCGGTGTCGGCGGATGATGGCATTGTTTTGCGGCTGCCGGAGTCAGAGCACATACCGGGTGCGGAGTTATTCGATATAGACCCGGCGGAAATTTCAGACATTGTTGCCAGCCAGGTGGGAAATTCTGCTTTGTTTGCCTCCAGATTTCGGGAATGTGCGGCGCGGGCGTTGTTGTTGCCACGGAAGAATCCTGGTAAACGTGCCCCGTTGTGGCAGCAGCGCCAGCGGGCTTCCCAGTTACTTGATGTGGCGAAAAAATACCCTAAGTTTCCTATCATTTTAGAAACAGTGCGGGAGTGTATTCAGGATGTGTATGACGTTCCGGCGTTAACGGCGGTGTTGAAGGGGCTGAGGGCTTCCCGGATTACGATAACGGCGGTTACTACTGATCAACCGTCCCCATTTGCTTCCGCGATAATGTTTAATTACACCGGCGCTTTCATGTATCAGGGTGATAGCCCGTTAGCGGAGAAACGAGCTGCGGCGCTGGCTTTGGATCCGAGTTTATTGGCGCAACTTTTGGGGTCGGAGGGTTTGCGGGATCTGCTTGATCCGGAGATTATCGCGGATGTGGATGCTCAGTTGCGGCGAGTATCTCCGGATCGGCGGGCGCGTGATAACGAGGAGCTTATCGACGTTTTACGAGTGGTGGGCCCGATACGCGTCGATAAGCTAGATGAACATGTGCGTTATGACGTCGATTTGATAAAACTTCTTGCCACTTCCAGGGTGATGCGGGTTCGAATTGCTGGCACGGAGCACATTGCCCAAAGCGTTGACGCGGCGTTACTACGTGACGGCTTGGGGATACCGGTGCCGGCCGGGGTTTTTGCGCAGGTAGAGACTATTTCTGATGCGGTTAGTCAATTGGTGTCTCGGTGGTTGCGCAGCCGTGGGCCGGTTACATTACACGACGTGTGTGCGGCATTTGGGCTGCCAGCCGGGGTGGCGCATAGTACCTTAACTGCGTTATGTTCTGCCGGGGTAGCGCAACAGGGGCAGTATCGACACGGCATCACCGAAACGGAATACGTGGCCACAGACGTTTTGAAACTCATTCGGTCGAAGTCTTTAGCGGCTGCCCGGGCGCAGGCGCAGCCGGTGTCACATGCGACCTATGCCCGGTTTCTTGCCGAGTGGCAGCATGTGGCGCCGGTTGGTCAAACACCTAAGCTTGGTGGCGCTGATGGCGTGTACCAGGTGATTGAACAACTAGCGGGTACAGCGCTGCCTGCGAGTGCCTGGGAGGAAGTCATATTACCTGCTCGGGTGAGAAACTATAATCCGGCGGATTTGGACGAATTGACCCACAACGGTGAGGTCATCATCGTTGGTTGTGGGATAGCTGGTGCGGCTGATCCGTGGGTGAAATTACTGCCTACCGAGTTCGCTGCGGAGCTTGTCGATATTCCGGAACCAAATGATAATGGTCGAGTTTTGTCTGGTATTCAGCAGCAGATCTTATCGCATATCGGGGCAGGGGGAGCGCATCTGTATTCTGCGATCCAGGCTATGGTTGCTGCCGACGGCTACTCGGAGACACAACTTAAAGAAGCAATGTGGGGGCTTTTTGAGACAGGTGCAATTAGTCCAGATAGCTTCGCACCATTACGGGCCAGATTGGCCAGTGGCGCAAATACTGCGCATCGGGCAAAACGTAAACCGAACCGGTCCCGTGGCCGCAGTTTCCGTCGTATGGGGGCCGGATTCAGGCAAGTTCAGGCTGCTGCGGCGCACAGTTGTCCGCCCGATATGGTGGGGCGATGGTCAGCGACAACAAGCGCCGAAACTGATGCGACTAGGCGCTCGCTGGTTCAGGCGGAATGCTGGTTGGAGCGTTACGGCGTGGTGACTCGTGGTGCTGTAACCGCTGAGGAGGTGGCTGGTGGTTTTGCGTTAGCCTATAAGGTTCTGTCTCGCTTTGAAGAAGCAGGCCGGGCAATGCGGGGACATTTTATTGAAGATCTCGGTGCTGCCCAGTTTTCCACCCCTGCAGTGATCGACCGCCTTCGCGCATTAAGCGATAGCCCGGATGTGTCCGGTTGGCCGTCAGGAGCAACCGAGCCAGACAGCTACGTTCTGGCCGCCTGCGACCCAGCCAATCCGTATGGAGCGGCGGTTCCATGGCCGATAACGGGGCCTAACCGTGCCGCCGGTGCGCTGGTGATTCTCACCGACGGTGTGGCCATAGCCCACTTAACGCGTGGCGGAAAAAATCTCACCATATTTCCGCCACCAACCGGAGTCACTGACACAATCCCAGTGATAGTTTCGGCGCTAAAAGCACAGGTGAGTACCAGAGTTACCATTGAGAAAATTAATGGTGAACCGTCTTTGAACGCGGTCTTTGCTGATGCGTTCCGATCCGCTGGTGCCAATATCACGCCTCGTGGCATCACGATTAACCCAGTTGTACGGGGAATAGAAAAAACACGCGGACGCAGTTTATCTGAGGCGCTGGCTGAACTGCCAGAAGAAACCGAATCCAGGTCATCGCACTCCTCGCAGTGGATGAACCCGTACCGGAAGTGA
- a CDS encoding YccF domain-containing protein, with the protein MNFILNVIWFLFAGLALAFGYFLFGLIACVFIVTIPFGVASFRMASYALWPFGRTVVEPATGVSGASTIGNVVWFVVAGLWLALGHVITAAVQAITIIGIPLAIANIKMIPVTCFPFGKKIVPSDAIPFGYRPMVSM; encoded by the coding sequence ATGAATTTTATTTTGAATGTGATCTGGTTTCTTTTCGCAGGGTTGGCCCTAGCTTTTGGCTATTTTCTCTTTGGGCTCATCGCTTGTGTCTTTATCGTGACCATCCCGTTCGGGGTGGCAAGTTTTCGCATGGCAAGTTATGCACTATGGCCCTTTGGCCGCACAGTGGTGGAGCCAGCCACCGGCGTTAGTGGGGCATCAACCATCGGCAACGTCGTGTGGTTTGTGGTCGCCGGGCTATGGCTGGCATTAGGGCATGTCATAACAGCAGCTGTACAGGCTATCACTATCATCGGCATTCCCCTAGCGATAGCGAATATCAAAATGATCCCAGTAACATGTTTCCCATTTGGGAAGAAGATTGTCCCTTCCGACGCCATTCCGTTCGGCTACCGTCCGATGGTATCGATGTAA
- a CDS encoding Fpg/Nei family DNA glycosylase, which translates to MPEGDSIFRLAHRLQFMVGREVVRTDIRVPRFATANFTGTTCTRVWAYGKHLFMQFGSDVLHTHLKMEGSWSIHRLGAKWRKPGHTARVVLHLTDTSGPIELVGHSLGFVRVFPATQYTNHIAHLGPDILDPQWAEGGFAEALRRIRSTPNRAIGTALLDQRNVAGIGNEYRAEICFIAGIHPATPVANTNTAEVLSIGRKLMWANRLSPQRVTTGIRRPGESAYVFGRNGKPCRRCGTSIKKAELGGDFNDLERIIWWCPHCQPLMPDDPPTS; encoded by the coding sequence ATGCCCGAAGGTGATTCGATATTTCGGTTAGCTCACCGATTGCAATTCATGGTGGGGCGCGAAGTCGTGCGTACTGACATCCGGGTACCTAGATTCGCTACAGCAAATTTCACAGGAACCACCTGCACCCGGGTGTGGGCGTACGGCAAACACCTATTCATGCAGTTTGGCTCAGACGTTTTGCACACCCACCTGAAAATGGAGGGCTCCTGGTCAATCCACCGACTTGGCGCGAAGTGGCGCAAACCCGGCCACACGGCGCGAGTGGTGCTGCATTTAACTGATACGTCGGGGCCGATTGAATTAGTAGGGCACTCCTTGGGTTTCGTCCGGGTATTTCCCGCAACGCAGTACACCAATCACATAGCGCATCTCGGGCCAGATATATTAGACCCACAGTGGGCAGAAGGTGGTTTCGCTGAAGCTTTACGACGCATCAGATCGACACCAAACCGGGCAATCGGTACCGCACTACTGGATCAACGAAACGTAGCCGGAATCGGAAACGAATATCGTGCTGAGATATGTTTCATCGCGGGAATCCACCCCGCCACCCCGGTTGCCAACACCAACACTGCTGAGGTTCTTAGTATCGGGCGAAAGCTCATGTGGGCTAATCGATTGTCACCGCAGCGAGTAACAACTGGAATCCGGCGACCAGGTGAATCTGCCTACGTTTTTGGCCGAAACGGAAAACCATGCCGCCGCTGCGGCACCAGTATCAAAAAGGCCGAACTGGGCGGAGACTTTAATGATCTTGAGCGCATCATTTGGTGGTGCCCTCACTGTCAACCACTTATGCCAGACGATCCGCCTACCTCATAG
- a CDS encoding alpha/beta hydrolase, with amino-acid sequence MFLLVLRICRFFSQRHRMLSLIPPELKHTACKHLIQPNNRLSLWFFRTFRNAATAPAPHVRLTRRTVKSSGADISVFQYTPKSTSMEIPGTPVVLWIHGGGYIMGSAAVDHEYCSYLAQDLQCQIFSVDYRLAPEHPYPIPLDDCYTALEWLCSQTPSSIVVVGSSAGGGLAAALVQRAVDNKITIAFHALIYPMLDDATGHTDTTTTFAPLWWPSANRYGWRSYLGGNGKTTKPGCYAVPARRDDLSGTPPAWIGVGTLDLFYAENVAYAMRLPECELVTVPGMYHGTDILVPNDERMVAFRDSLLTAIRKHLA; translated from the coding sequence ATGTTTCTTCTTGTGCTACGCATCTGCCGCTTTTTTAGCCAACGCCACCGCATGCTTTCGCTCATTCCACCAGAACTCAAGCACACCGCGTGCAAGCACCTGATCCAACCGAATAACCGCTTGTCACTATGGTTTTTCCGTACATTCCGAAACGCTGCCACTGCGCCAGCCCCGCACGTGAGGCTAACCCGTCGCACGGTTAAAAGCTCTGGTGCGGATATCTCCGTTTTCCAGTACACACCGAAATCAACGTCTATGGAGATCCCAGGAACACCGGTTGTGTTATGGATACACGGCGGCGGGTACATCATGGGATCTGCAGCCGTGGACCACGAATATTGCTCGTACCTTGCACAGGATTTACAATGCCAGATCTTCAGCGTTGACTACCGTCTGGCTCCGGAACACCCCTATCCAATTCCGCTTGATGATTGCTACACGGCACTGGAATGGCTTTGCTCTCAAACCCCCAGCAGTATCGTTGTCGTGGGCAGTTCCGCTGGCGGTGGTTTAGCCGCAGCCTTGGTGCAACGGGCGGTAGATAACAAGATCACGATTGCCTTCCACGCTCTGATATACCCAATGCTTGATGATGCAACTGGTCACACCGATACAACAACTACTTTTGCACCGTTATGGTGGCCAAGTGCGAACCGCTACGGGTGGCGCAGCTACCTTGGCGGAAACGGTAAAACCACCAAGCCTGGCTGCTATGCGGTGCCAGCGCGCCGGGATGATCTCAGTGGGACACCGCCAGCGTGGATTGGAGTGGGCACCCTTGATCTGTTCTACGCCGAGAACGTTGCCTATGCGATGCGGCTACCTGAATGCGAACTAGTAACAGTACCGGGTATGTATCACGGTACAGATATTCTGGTCCCCAATGATGAGCGCATGGTCGCGTTTAGGGACTCGCTTCTTACAGCTATCCGAAAGCATCTAGCCTAA